In one Paraburkholderia azotifigens genomic region, the following are encoded:
- a CDS encoding metal-dependent hydrolase, whose amino-acid sequence MASSKAHHATGWAAGVISAALVARYGSHGPFHMWAWLALAAGVAGATAPDWLEVAWWSRRKRLWITHRTATHWGIGWLAALFFSWHSMAHHPAAAVAFGFACGGVMHLLADWPNPLGVPWLVGRHSLNLWNSGHCDLIIVAASWAGAWFVVSHVWMHGAAPMSLLRQLL is encoded by the coding sequence ATGGCATCGAGCAAGGCACATCACGCGACGGGCTGGGCAGCCGGCGTCATCTCGGCGGCACTCGTCGCGCGCTATGGATCGCACGGTCCATTTCATATGTGGGCATGGCTCGCGTTAGCGGCGGGCGTCGCGGGCGCAACCGCGCCGGACTGGCTCGAAGTGGCATGGTGGTCGCGCAGGAAGCGTCTGTGGATCACGCATCGCACGGCGACGCATTGGGGCATCGGCTGGCTCGCGGCGCTGTTCTTCTCATGGCATTCAATGGCGCATCATCCCGCGGCGGCTGTCGCGTTCGGTTTCGCGTGCGGTGGCGTGATGCATCTGCTGGCCGACTGGCCGAACCCGCTCGGCGTGCCGTGGCTCGTCGGACGTCATTCGCTGAATCTCTGGAATAGCGGGCATTGCGATCTGATCATCGTCGCTGCGTCATGGGCGGGCGCGTGGTTCGTCGTCTCGCATGTCTGGATGCATGGCGCCGCGCCGATGTCCCTACTCAGGCAACTGCTCTAG
- a CDS encoding NAD(P)/FAD-dependent oxidoreductase, with the protein MSSKVVVVGGGVIGSSIAYFLRLSDPSVSVTVIERDPTYARSSSALSAASIRQQFSTPLSIEMSLYGIEFLRTIGERLEIDGTKPSIDLHEGGYLFLATPSGEATLRENHSLQKRLGADITLLDRTALGARFPWLNTDDLSAGAFGESGEGWFDGYGLVQALRKKAQALGARYVADDVTALHREGRRVTHVTTASGETFACDVVVNAAGAWARRVASMAGIELPVYARRRSIFNVSSPAKLGPCPLLIDPTGVYFRPEGTSYICGTSPSPENDPDDLPLDEVDHALFDDVIWPTLAHRVPQFEALRVEHCWSGYYEYNVLDQNAIIGYHPDVDNCIFANGFSGHGLQQGPATGRGVSELILHGRYVTLDLGSLGFDRVLENRPIVEKNVV; encoded by the coding sequence GTGAGTTCGAAAGTCGTCGTTGTCGGTGGCGGCGTGATCGGCAGTTCGATCGCGTATTTCCTGCGTCTGTCGGACCCGAGCGTGAGCGTCACGGTGATCGAGCGCGATCCGACCTATGCGCGCTCGTCGTCGGCGTTGTCGGCGGCCTCGATCCGGCAGCAGTTCTCCACGCCGCTGTCGATCGAGATGTCGCTATACGGCATCGAGTTCCTGCGGACGATCGGCGAACGGCTGGAGATCGACGGCACGAAGCCTTCCATCGATCTGCACGAAGGCGGCTATCTGTTTCTCGCAACGCCTTCGGGCGAAGCGACGCTGCGCGAAAATCACTCGCTGCAAAAGCGTCTCGGCGCGGACATCACATTGCTCGACAGAACGGCGCTGGGCGCGCGCTTTCCGTGGCTCAATACGGACGACCTGAGCGCGGGCGCGTTCGGCGAATCGGGCGAAGGCTGGTTCGACGGCTATGGCCTCGTGCAAGCGCTGCGCAAGAAGGCGCAGGCACTGGGTGCGCGCTATGTCGCCGACGACGTGACGGCGCTACATCGCGAAGGGCGGCGCGTCACGCATGTCACGACCGCGAGCGGCGAGACGTTTGCGTGCGATGTCGTCGTCAACGCGGCAGGCGCGTGGGCGCGGCGCGTGGCGTCGATGGCGGGCATCGAACTGCCCGTGTATGCGCGGCGGCGCAGCATCTTCAACGTGAGTTCGCCGGCGAAGCTCGGGCCTTGCCCGCTGCTGATCGATCCGACGGGCGTGTATTTCCGTCCTGAGGGCACGTCGTATATCTGCGGAACGTCGCCTTCGCCGGAAAACGACCCGGACGATCTTCCCCTCGACGAAGTCGATCACGCGCTGTTCGACGACGTGATCTGGCCGACGCTCGCGCATCGTGTGCCGCAGTTCGAAGCGCTGCGCGTCGAGCATTGCTGGTCGGGCTATTACGAGTACAACGTGCTCGATCAGAACGCGATCATCGGCTACCACCCGGATGTCGACAATTGCATTTTCGCCAACGGCTTTAGCGGCCACGGATTGCAACAGGGGCCCGCTACCGGGCGCGGCGTCAGCGAACTCATCCTGCACGGGCGCTATGTGACGCTCGATCTGGGCTCGCTCGGTTTTGATCGCGTGCTGGAGAACCGGCCGATCGTCGAGAAGAATGTGGTGTGA
- a CDS encoding aldehyde dehydrogenase family protein, translating into MNASSILADLGIADVAQAGDIAVHSPITGELIGRVAAQTSADVDAVLASAKQAFEQWRNVPAPRRGELVRLLGQRLREKKQALGSIITLETGKILQEGLGEVQEMIDICDFAVGLSRQLYGLTIASERPGHRMAESWHPMGTCVVISAFNFPAAVWSWNAALALVCGNAVVWKPSEKTPLTALAVNQILNEALKEFGDAPAGLTAVVNGGRDVGAKLVADPRASIVSATGSTEMGRTVGVEVAKRFGRSLLELGGNNAGIVTQTADRELALRGILFSAVGTAGQRCTSLRRLFVHESVYEQTVERLKQLYAKVPIGNPLEKGTLMGPLIDKQSFARMQEALQQAATEGGKVTGGERVEVKGYENGYYVRPALVEMPSQTAVVLKETFAPILYVLRYKDFDDAVAMNNAAHHGLSSCVFTTDLREAERFLSDSGSDCGIANVNIGPSGAEIGGAFGGEKETGGGRESGSDAWKAYMRRATNTVNYSSALPLAQGIDFNIG; encoded by the coding sequence ATGAACGCATCGAGCATCCTTGCCGATCTCGGCATTGCAGACGTCGCGCAAGCAGGCGATATCGCTGTCCACTCGCCCATCACAGGCGAACTCATCGGCCGCGTGGCCGCCCAGACGTCTGCGGACGTCGACGCCGTGCTGGCCAGCGCGAAGCAGGCCTTCGAACAATGGCGCAATGTGCCCGCGCCGCGCCGCGGCGAACTCGTGCGCCTGCTCGGCCAGCGTCTGCGCGAGAAGAAGCAGGCGCTCGGCAGCATCATCACGCTGGAAACGGGCAAGATCCTGCAGGAAGGCTTGGGCGAAGTGCAGGAAATGATCGATATCTGCGATTTCGCCGTCGGCCTGTCGCGCCAGCTGTACGGCCTGACGATTGCCTCCGAGCGTCCCGGCCACCGGATGGCCGAATCGTGGCATCCGATGGGCACGTGTGTCGTGATCTCGGCGTTCAATTTCCCGGCGGCTGTGTGGTCGTGGAACGCGGCGCTTGCGCTCGTGTGCGGCAATGCCGTCGTGTGGAAGCCATCGGAGAAAACGCCGCTCACGGCGCTCGCCGTCAACCAGATTCTCAACGAAGCATTGAAGGAATTCGGCGATGCGCCCGCGGGCCTGACGGCCGTCGTCAACGGCGGGCGCGACGTCGGTGCGAAGCTGGTGGCGGACCCGCGTGCGTCGATCGTCAGCGCGACGGGCAGCACGGAAATGGGCCGCACGGTCGGCGTCGAAGTGGCGAAGCGCTTTGGCCGCTCGCTGCTCGAACTCGGCGGCAACAATGCGGGGATCGTCACGCAGACGGCCGACCGGGAACTCGCGCTGCGCGGCATTCTGTTTTCGGCGGTGGGTACGGCGGGCCAGCGCTGCACGTCGCTGCGGCGTCTGTTCGTGCACGAGAGCGTGTATGAGCAAACCGTCGAGCGCCTGAAGCAGCTGTACGCGAAGGTGCCGATCGGCAACCCGCTTGAAAAGGGCACGCTGATGGGACCGCTGATCGACAAGCAGTCATTCGCGCGCATGCAGGAAGCGCTGCAACAGGCGGCAACGGAAGGCGGCAAGGTGACGGGCGGCGAGCGCGTCGAAGTGAAGGGGTACGAGAACGGCTATTACGTGCGCCCGGCGCTCGTCGAAATGCCGTCGCAAACGGCCGTGGTGCTCAAGGAGACGTTCGCGCCGATCCTCTACGTGCTGCGCTACAAGGACTTCGACGATGCTGTCGCGATGAACAACGCCGCGCATCACGGCCTGTCGTCGTGCGTGTTCACGACCGACCTGCGCGAAGCCGAGCGCTTCCTGTCGGACTCGGGCAGCGACTGCGGCATCGCGAACGTGAACATCGGACCGAGCGGCGCGGAAATCGGCGGCGCGTTCGGTGGCGAGAAGGAAACGGGCGGCGGCCGCGAGTCGGGTTCGGATGCGTGGAAGGCCTACATGCGCCGCGCGACGAACACCGTCAACTACTCGTCGGCGCTGCCGCTTGCTCAGGGCATCGACTTCAATATCGGCTGA
- a CDS encoding helix-turn-helix domain-containing protein → MDTSLTKSPESSTSDLGRRVRAARLAHDLTLETASRLCGVSRSTLSKVENGLMSPTFDVLQKIVVGLKIDLGELFGSTPKLNASGRRALTRKDAGQRHAYRGYQMELLATDLAHKAMLPFRIRITAHTLDAFDDWGRHEGEEFLYVISGSVCLYSELYAPTHLNAGDSLYFDSRTGHAAVSTSEEDAEVLWMATNADLPHAGGGNTSKK, encoded by the coding sequence ATGGATACCTCGCTCACCAAGTCGCCCGAATCCTCGACGTCCGACCTCGGCCGGCGCGTGCGCGCCGCGCGGCTCGCCCACGATCTGACGCTCGAAACCGCGAGCCGTTTGTGCGGCGTATCGCGCTCCACGCTATCGAAGGTTGAAAACGGCCTGATGTCGCCGACCTTCGACGTGCTGCAAAAGATCGTCGTGGGACTGAAGATCGATCTGGGCGAACTGTTCGGCTCGACGCCGAAGCTCAACGCAAGCGGCCGGCGCGCGCTCACGCGCAAGGACGCAGGCCAGCGTCACGCGTATCGCGGCTATCAGATGGAACTGCTGGCCACGGACCTCGCGCACAAGGCGATGCTGCCGTTCCGCATCCGCATCACGGCGCACACGCTCGACGCGTTCGACGACTGGGGCCGCCACGAAGGCGAAGAGTTTCTGTACGTGATCAGCGGCAGCGTGTGCCTGTATTCGGAGCTGTACGCGCCGACGCATCTGAATGCGGGTGACAGCCTCTACTTCGACAGCCGCACGGGCCATGCAGCCGTCTCGACGAGCGAAGAAGACGCGGAAGTGCTGTGGATGGCGACGAATGCCGATCTTCCGCATGCGGGCGGCGGCAATACGTCGAAGAAATAA
- a CDS encoding 4-hydroxyphenylpyruvate dioxygenase family protein, with product MPSDLPTPTDALKAVADPEHNPLGTAGIEFVEFAARNPQALADTFVKLGFKPIARHISKDVTLFRQADMNFLLNAEPDSFAERYAEEYGVGICAIGIRVADAQRAYDRATELGAWSFEGERIGKGELMIPAIQGIGDSHIYFIDRWRGRGGQQGGLGDISIFDIDFRPIEVSTAQADLSHAGTGLVAVDHLTQTVGAGRMQEWIDFYRELLNFREIHELHANWHVSAESRVMVSPCGAIRIPLYEEGTRRTSLMHEYLPDHPGEGVQHIALATDDIFACVDQLLANGIELVEPPPAYYEQIDVRLPGHGLDIERLKRGRILVDGEIGADGVPLLFFQTFVRRREGEIFFEIVQRKGHHGFGEGNLGALAQARSAI from the coding sequence ATGCCCAGCGACCTGCCGACCCCTACCGACGCGCTCAAGGCCGTCGCGGACCCGGAGCACAATCCGCTCGGCACAGCCGGCATCGAGTTCGTCGAATTCGCGGCGCGCAACCCGCAAGCGCTTGCCGACACGTTCGTGAAGCTCGGCTTCAAGCCGATCGCGCGTCACATCAGCAAGGACGTGACGCTGTTCCGCCAGGCCGACATGAATTTCCTGCTGAATGCCGAGCCGGACTCGTTCGCCGAGCGTTATGCAGAAGAATATGGCGTCGGCATCTGCGCGATCGGCATTCGCGTCGCCGATGCACAGCGCGCTTACGACCGCGCAACCGAACTCGGCGCGTGGTCGTTCGAAGGCGAGCGCATCGGCAAGGGCGAGCTCATGATTCCCGCCATTCAGGGTATCGGCGATTCGCACATCTATTTCATCGACCGCTGGCGCGGGCGCGGCGGCCAGCAGGGCGGCCTCGGCGATATCTCGATCTTCGACATCGACTTTCGTCCGATCGAAGTCAGCACCGCGCAAGCCGACCTGAGTCACGCGGGCACGGGTCTCGTGGCTGTCGATCATCTGACGCAAACGGTCGGCGCGGGACGCATGCAGGAATGGATCGACTTTTATCGCGAGTTGCTCAATTTCCGCGAGATTCACGAACTGCACGCGAACTGGCATGTGTCGGCGGAATCGCGCGTGATGGTGTCCCCGTGCGGCGCAATCCGCATTCCGCTTTACGAGGAAGGTACGCGCCGCACGAGCCTGATGCATGAGTATCTGCCTGATCATCCGGGCGAGGGCGTGCAGCATATCGCGCTCGCCACCGACGACATCTTCGCGTGCGTCGATCAGCTGCTGGCCAACGGCATCGAACTGGTCGAGCCGCCGCCCGCGTACTACGAGCAGATCGATGTGCGCTTGCCGGGACATGGGCTCGATATCGAGCGGCTAAAGCGTGGGCGGATTCTCGTCGACGGCGAAATCGGCGCGGACGGTGTGCCGCTGCTGTTCTTCCAGACGTTCGTGCGGCGGCGTGAAGGGGAAATCTTCTTCGAGATCGTGCAGCGCAAAGGCCACCACGGTTTCGGCGAGGGCAATCTCGGCGCGCTTGCGCAGGCGCGCTCGGCCATATAA
- the pcaQ gene encoding pca operon transcription factor PcaQ, protein MQRSLADSRVKFRHLQCFLAVAQFGGVQKAAESLSITQPAVSKTVAELEEILGVRLFERGRHGAVPTREGQLFMPHASACVSALRQGVDLLARVEGETAATLDIGVLPTVATSLVPPVMRLFGEQWPNAIVRLNTGSNTELLERLKAGAIEFAVGRLADPERMVGLTFEQLYAEPLIAVVRAGHPLASSAASPAARLLEFSVVVPPYGTLIRQSAESLLRAWAVPPLSSFVEVLSVSVGRSLALENDAVWFVPRSAIEYELAHGLLTPLPLPVAGTEEPVGLILRSDTQPTPVGRALIEAVRKVARERLARNVQARGEEGQRPQAKTAKGRAKRSPGKDTPRKAGDALAKPSSGAAPSRRKVHL, encoded by the coding sequence ATGCAACGCAGCCTCGCGGACAGCCGCGTCAAATTCCGGCACCTGCAGTGCTTTCTGGCCGTCGCGCAGTTCGGCGGCGTGCAGAAGGCGGCGGAGAGCCTGTCGATCACGCAGCCTGCCGTCTCGAAGACGGTCGCCGAACTGGAAGAGATATTGGGCGTGCGTCTGTTCGAGCGCGGCCGGCATGGCGCGGTGCCGACGCGCGAAGGGCAGCTCTTCATGCCGCACGCGAGCGCCTGCGTGAGCGCGCTGCGCCAGGGCGTCGATCTGCTCGCGCGGGTGGAGGGCGAAACGGCGGCGACGCTCGATATCGGCGTGCTGCCGACCGTCGCCACTTCGCTCGTGCCGCCCGTGATGCGGCTTTTCGGCGAGCAGTGGCCCAACGCGATCGTGCGGCTCAACACGGGGTCGAATACCGAGCTGCTGGAGCGCCTGAAAGCGGGCGCGATCGAGTTCGCCGTCGGCAGACTGGCCGATCCCGAGCGAATGGTCGGCCTCACGTTCGAACAGCTGTATGCCGAACCGCTGATCGCCGTCGTGCGTGCCGGGCATCCACTGGCGTCGAGCGCGGCCTCGCCGGCGGCGCGGCTGCTCGAGTTCTCCGTCGTCGTGCCGCCGTATGGCACGCTGATCCGGCAATCGGCGGAAAGCCTGCTGCGTGCGTGGGCGGTGCCGCCGCTATCGTCGTTCGTCGAGGTGCTGTCGGTGTCGGTCGGCCGGTCTCTCGCGCTCGAAAACGATGCAGTGTGGTTCGTGCCGCGCAGCGCGATCGAATACGAACTGGCGCATGGCTTGCTAACGCCGTTGCCATTGCCCGTTGCGGGCACCGAGGAGCCCGTCGGTCTGATCCTGCGGTCGGATACGCAGCCGACGCCCGTCGGCCGCGCGCTGATCGAAGCCGTGCGCAAGGTCGCACGTGAACGGCTCGCGCGCAACGTGCAGGCCCGCGGCGAAGAAGGACAGCGGCCGCAAGCGAAGACGGCGAAGGGCCGCGCAAAGCGTAGCCCCGGCAAGGACACGCCACGCAAAGCGGGCGACGCTCTCGCGAAGCCGTCGTCCGGCGCAGCGCCGTCGCGACGGAAGGTGCATCTTTGA
- the pcaH gene encoding protocatechuate 3,4-dioxygenase subunit beta: MDDSILSPRDFPSHPAYVHAPYGSSVKRGPTRPLIPLKERLRDQRVPVYGAEDLGPLDHDLTRNAAKNGEPLGERIIVTGRVLDEGGRPVRNTLVEVWQANAAGRYVHKNDQHDAPLDPNFLGAGRCLTDNEGRYRFMTIKPGAYPWGNHPNAWRPNHIHFSLFGDYFGSRLVTQMYFPGDPLLQYDPIFQGTPEQARDRLISRFTLDVTEENYALGYEFDIVLRGPNETPMER, translated from the coding sequence ATGGACGATTCCATTCTGAGTCCGCGCGACTTCCCTTCCCATCCCGCCTATGTCCATGCGCCGTATGGATCGTCCGTCAAGCGCGGCCCGACGCGTCCGCTGATTCCGCTGAAAGAGCGCCTGCGCGACCAGCGCGTGCCCGTCTACGGCGCGGAAGATCTCGGTCCGCTCGATCACGACCTGACGCGCAATGCCGCGAAGAACGGCGAGCCGCTCGGCGAACGCATCATCGTCACGGGCCGCGTGCTCGACGAAGGCGGCCGTCCCGTGCGCAACACGCTCGTCGAAGTGTGGCAGGCGAACGCCGCGGGCCGCTATGTGCACAAGAACGACCAGCACGACGCGCCGCTCGATCCGAACTTCCTCGGCGCGGGCCGCTGCCTGACCGACAACGAAGGCCGCTACCGCTTCATGACGATCAAGCCGGGTGCGTATCCGTGGGGCAATCACCCGAACGCATGGCGTCCGAATCACATCCACTTCTCGCTGTTCGGCGACTATTTCGGCTCGCGACTCGTCACGCAGATGTACTTCCCCGGCGATCCGCTGCTCCAGTACGACCCGATCTTCCAGGGCACGCCCGAACAGGCCCGTGACCGTCTGATTTCGCGCTTCACGCTCGACGTGACGGAAGAGAACTACGCGCTCGGCTACGAATTCGACATCGTGCTGCGCGGTCCGAACGAAACCCCGATGGAGCGCTAA
- the pcaG gene encoding protocatechuate 3,4-dioxygenase subunit alpha, whose amino-acid sequence MTTLKQTPSQTVGPYFAYGLCPQQYNFDMKSLFSGVLADREAAGEHITVVGQVFDGDGAIIGDAMIEVQQVDSEGRYPQSREEVAKTGFHGFARFGTGTDPHKRFIIETVKPGRASPDEAPHLNVIVTMRGMLLHTFTRVYFDDEAAANDKDPVFASVPAERRATLVAKRETNAGNAVYRFDIHMQGPNETVFFDL is encoded by the coding sequence ATGACGACGCTTAAGCAAACCCCTTCGCAAACCGTCGGGCCGTATTTCGCCTATGGCCTGTGTCCTCAGCAATACAACTTCGATATGAAGAGCCTGTTTTCGGGCGTTCTGGCGGATCGCGAGGCAGCGGGCGAACACATCACCGTGGTCGGCCAGGTGTTCGACGGCGACGGCGCCATCATCGGCGACGCGATGATCGAAGTGCAGCAGGTGGACAGCGAAGGACGCTACCCGCAATCGCGCGAAGAAGTGGCGAAGACGGGCTTTCACGGCTTTGCACGCTTCGGCACGGGCACGGATCCGCACAAGCGCTTCATCATCGAAACGGTGAAGCCGGGCCGTGCATCGCCCGACGAAGCACCGCATCTGAACGTGATCGTGACGATGCGCGGCATGCTGCTGCATACGTTCACGCGCGTCTATTTCGACGACGAAGCCGCCGCGAACGACAAGGACCCCGTGTTCGCGAGCGTGCCCGCCGAACGCCGCGCGACACTCGTCGCCAAACGCGAAACGAACGCCGGCAATGCCGTCTATCGCTTCGACATCCACATGCAAGGCCCGAACGAAACGGTGTTCTTCGACCTGTGA
- a CDS encoding class II aldolase/adducin family protein, protein MQQSAYSSEEWTTRCELAALYRLVAHFRMTDLIDTHITARVAGPEHHFLINRYGVLFHEMRASDLVKIDRDGRVVEAADKVAADPKRYRVNAAGFTIHSAVHMARPDMRFVIHTHTSAGSAVSAQKQGLLPISQHALKFYGVLAYHDYEGIALDLGERERLVADLGTCNAMILRNHGLLAGGKSAATAFQEIYFLERACQIQIDALAGNAELTLPPEHVRKLTASQFARDDEEGIAELAWEAALRLIDSSVSDYRS, encoded by the coding sequence ATGCAGCAGAGCGCATATAGCAGCGAAGAATGGACGACGCGGTGCGAACTTGCCGCGCTATATCGGCTCGTCGCGCATTTCCGCATGACGGATCTGATCGACACGCACATCACAGCACGCGTGGCCGGTCCCGAGCATCACTTTCTGATCAACCGCTATGGCGTGCTCTTTCACGAGATGCGCGCGTCGGATCTCGTGAAGATCGATCGCGACGGACGCGTCGTCGAAGCGGCGGATAAAGTGGCCGCCGATCCGAAGCGCTATCGCGTGAATGCAGCCGGCTTCACGATTCATTCGGCGGTGCACATGGCGCGCCCCGACATGCGCTTCGTGATTCACACGCATACGTCGGCGGGTTCGGCCGTATCGGCGCAAAAGCAGGGCTTGCTGCCCATCAGCCAGCACGCGCTGAAGTTCTACGGCGTGCTCGCGTATCACGACTACGAAGGCATTGCGCTCGATCTCGGCGAGCGTGAACGGCTCGTTGCCGATCTGGGCACGTGCAACGCGATGATCCTGCGCAATCACGGGCTGCTGGCGGGCGGCAAGTCGGCGGCGACGGCGTTTCAGGAAATCTACTTTCTCGAACGCGCGTGCCAGATCCAGATCGACGCGCTTGCGGGCAACGCGGAGTTGACGCTGCCGCCCGAGCACGTGCGCAAGCTCACCGCGAGCCAGTTCGCACGCGACGACGAGGAAGGCATTGCGGAACTCGCATGGGAAGCGGCCTTGCGTCTGATCGACAGCTCCGTTTCCGATTACCGCAGCTGA
- a CDS encoding H-NS family nucleoid-associated regulatory protein, producing MKEREEHRTLDLDGQARERLILWIRRRMEEFGITPEALEAALIADAAVPRYRDAFGHEWDGTGDRPDWLTRAINAGQDIEHFRV from the coding sequence ATGAAAGAGCGAGAGGAACATCGGACGCTCGACCTCGACGGTCAAGCGCGCGAGCGGCTGATCTTATGGATCCGTCGCCGTATGGAGGAATTCGGTATTACGCCTGAAGCGCTCGAAGCAGCGCTTATTGCCGACGCCGCCGTGCCTAGATACCGCGACGCATTCGGCCACGAATGGGACGGCACGGGCGACCGCCCCGACTGGCTTACACGCGCCATCAACGCCGGTCAGGATATCGAGCACTTCCGCGTCTGA
- a CDS encoding acyl-CoA synthetase — translation MTHMYDAGLARCEANHVALTPIDFIARAAEVYGDRLAVVHGEIRRTWRQTYERARCLASALQRAGIGRGDTVAALLPNIPPMIEAHFGVPMAGAVLNTLNTRLDIASILYMLRHGEAKALIVDTEYGELALRAARECPQLRIISVSDALPADAHHFPAAVDYEAFLQAGDPQFAWTPPADEWDAIALNYTSGTTGEPKGVVYHHRGAYLNALSNILEWDMPKHAVYLWTLPLFHCNGWCFPWTVAARAGVNVCLRKFDPKLVFELIRRERITHYCGAPIVQSALANAPAEWREGIGHRVSTMVAGAAPSPAVIARMKAIGFDLTHVYGLTEVYGPASVCAKQDAWDALDDDERARLNARQGVRYHLQAAVDVRDPDSLEPVPRDGETIGELMFRGNICMKGYLKNEHATEAAFRGGWFHTGDLGVITEDGYVRIKDRSKDIIISGGENISSIEIEDALYRHPAVSVVAVVAMPDTKWGEVPCAFVELKEGMEASAEEIISHCRQLLAGFKLPKAVFFGELPKTSTGKIQKFELRARVKSSSAIDQEPGKT, via the coding sequence ATGACGCATATGTACGATGCGGGACTCGCCCGCTGCGAGGCCAATCATGTTGCGCTGACGCCGATCGATTTCATCGCGCGCGCCGCCGAAGTCTATGGCGACCGTCTCGCCGTCGTGCACGGCGAGATCCGCCGCACGTGGCGCCAAACGTATGAGCGCGCGCGGTGTCTGGCGAGCGCGCTGCAGCGAGCAGGCATCGGGCGTGGCGATACCGTCGCGGCGCTGCTGCCCAACATTCCGCCGATGATCGAAGCGCATTTCGGCGTGCCGATGGCGGGCGCCGTGCTCAATACGCTGAACACGCGGCTCGATATCGCATCGATCCTCTACATGCTGCGTCATGGCGAGGCGAAGGCGCTGATTGTAGATACCGAATACGGAGAACTCGCGCTGCGCGCCGCACGCGAGTGTCCGCAATTGCGCATTATCAGCGTCAGCGACGCCTTGCCCGCCGACGCGCATCATTTTCCGGCCGCCGTCGACTACGAAGCATTCCTGCAAGCAGGCGATCCGCAATTCGCATGGACGCCGCCCGCCGACGAATGGGACGCCATTGCGCTCAACTACACGTCGGGCACGACGGGCGAGCCGAAGGGCGTCGTCTATCATCATCGCGGCGCGTATCTGAATGCGCTCAGCAATATCCTCGAATGGGATATGCCCAAACATGCCGTGTATCTGTGGACGCTGCCGCTTTTTCACTGCAACGGCTGGTGTTTTCCGTGGACCGTCGCGGCACGCGCGGGCGTCAACGTATGTCTGCGCAAGTTCGATCCGAAGCTCGTGTTCGAGCTGATCCGGCGCGAGCGCATTACGCACTATTGCGGCGCGCCCATCGTACAGAGCGCGCTCGCGAATGCGCCTGCTGAATGGCGCGAAGGCATCGGGCATCGCGTGTCGACGATGGTCGCGGGCGCGGCGCCTTCGCCCGCCGTGATCGCCCGCATGAAGGCGATCGGCTTCGATCTGACGCACGTGTATGGCCTCACGGAAGTGTATGGGCCCGCGTCCGTATGCGCGAAGCAGGACGCATGGGACGCGCTCGACGACGACGAGCGTGCGCGCCTCAATGCGCGTCAAGGCGTGCGTTATCACCTGCAGGCAGCCGTCGACGTGCGCGATCCCGATTCGCTCGAACCCGTGCCGCGCGATGGCGAGACGATCGGCGAACTGATGTTCCGCGGCAATATCTGTATGAAGGGCTATCTGAAGAACGAGCACGCAACAGAGGCCGCATTTCGCGGCGGCTGGTTCCATACGGGCGATCTCGGCGTGATCACCGAAGACGGCTATGTGCGTATCAAGGACCGCAGCAAGGACATCATCATTTCCGGCGGCGAGAACATTTCGAGTATCGAAATCGAGGATGCGTTGTACCGGCACCCGGCTGTGTCGGTGGTAGCCGTTGTCGCGATGCCGGACACGAAGTGGGGCGAAGTGCCATGCGCATTCGTCGAACTGAAAGAGGGCATGGAGGCCAGCGCCGAGGAAATCATCTCGCATTGTCGCCAATTGCTCGCCGGATTCAAATTGCCTAAAGCGGTATTCTTCGGCGAATTACCGAAAACGTCGACGGGCAAGATCCAGAAATTCGAATTGCGTGCGCGCGTGAAGTCGTCGAGCGCAATCGATCAGGAGCCGGGAAAAACGTAG